The genomic stretch CAAGCTACAATGTAACAAACCAAActccattcatttaaatgagaaTTGAAGGAAACAAGCTACAGTGTAACAAACCAAActccattcatttaaatgagaaTTTAAAGGAAACAAGCTACAGTGTAAcaaaccaaactctgttcaTTTAAATGAGAATTTAAAAGGAAACAAGCTACAATGTAACAAACCAAActccattcatttaaatgaaattgAAGGAAACAAGCTACAATGTAACAAACCAAActccattcatttaaatgagaaTTTAAAAGGAAACAAGCTACAGTGTAACAAACCAAActccattcatttaaatgagaatttaaaagaaacaagctACAGTGTAACAAACCAAActccattcatttaaatgtgaatttaaaggaaacaaGCTACAATGTAACAAACCAAActccattcatttaaatgagaaTTGAAGGAAACAAGCTACAGTGTAAcaaaccaaactctgttcaTTTAAATGGGAATTGAAGGAAACAGGCTTCATCCTCTTTGCAGGTGGATTTCCTCCTGGTTAATAAACCTCCCGCTCTTGTTATTCGCTGTGAGCTCGTGACACGGTGGAAACCATTAGACTCAAAGAGGACACGTGAAGAACTCACCGGCTCCGCTGTGGGTTGAGTTTCTCACTCGGACTCGCTCATGTTTAAACTCGGAGACAAAACGATGAGTTCACGGAGGAGACGCCATGTTTGTGTCCCAGAGACAATTTAAAGAGTTTCTCCGGCTCTCGGGTTCAGAAAACTACACGCACGAGGGAGCGATACTCGGTGAATACTCCAGTAATATTCCGTAAATACTCGGAAACAAATATCTGTGACAACAACAGACACTCGTTCAACCGGAGCTCCCACCTGTCCGTGCTGTGACGTCACAACCACGCCACACTTCCGCCTCAAAACAAACGACTTCAGAATAAAACTCACGCTCCCTTCTATTCtactgtattttattctattctattattatACTGTATTGTATTGTCCCATGTTATTCTATATTGTTaggttgtatttattttatgttttatttattaatgttatgttttactataatatgttgtattatattatattattttactgtattataTATTCCTATGTTATGCTATATTGTtaagttatatttatttattttatagaataatgtgttgtattatattaaaatattatattattaatataatataattaatattaatattatatattatattataatttgtataATTATAACCTTggtttatgcttttattttgtcgaCTTCCTGTAGTTTTGATTGGTAAACCCAGacttcttttcttctgcagcaaaaaaatattaatttaaaatattcagactAAATTTAGATGTGAATTGATCTCATATTTCTCtctaattatatatatataacaaaataaatcaaagcatggtgcctttttaaaaagaattgAACATGCACGTGGTGTCAGATTGGTGGATTGTGCAAAAAGTCACGATGCAAGTTCCTGGAAAGTGTGATAAAGATATTTGACCAGGAAACAAACCAACCATCTGCTGCTTCAggtaaattaaatcaaatgccATAAAGTAACTTCAGTGTAATAAACCTTTTTAccctgcaggtggcgctgtagaCTTCATTGTAAACAGCTGATGGCCACTGTAGtgaaagtgtgtttctgtgttgttttctattaGAAACACAAAACGtacaaataaatgtcacaaCATCCCATTTAATGCTTTTCCAAAGTAAGAGTCACATCAGGGACATTAACAACATGCGACCGCTTCATTACATCCATTCacataaaaaattatatttgctCTTCAAAGgttttattagaaaataaacatttctttattacaGGAGGGAAACTAATGTAAATATGATGCAGTtcaataaagtgtttttattgtgaagcagatGCTGtgtgagtgaaataaaaagctTCTCTCAGCTTCTGGGTGCAAAGCAGATGTGAAGAACCCCAAAAGATAAACTGCACAATCCAAAATCTCTCTCCAGGCGTGCAGATGCTGCCGAGGGATTTAACCGGCAACCTGAGTGGGTGCAAACGAAGACGGATACAAGGGACAGAGGGACGGTGAAGTCAGTGGACGTCAGTAGTCAGACTCATCTGAGAGCTCCCCCTGCTGCGTCCAGTgcttccccctcttcttcttcttcctcttcctctcgcccATCAGCATGGCGGCCAGCAGAGTGATCACCacggtgatggtgatgatgagcACGGTGACCGTCTCGGCGATGCACAGCTCCGTGTCCACGTCCATCAGCCGGTAGTCCTGCAGGACGGCCGGCGCCTCGCAGGTCAGGTTGTAGTAGTCATCCAGGAAGAGCCTCTGGATGCTGCGCAGCTTCCAGAAGAGCCTCTGCAGGTCACAGTCGCAGTTCCAGGGGTTCCCCTCCAGCAGGATGTGGGTGCTGTAGGTGTGGATGCTCTTGAACGTCTCGAAGGACACCGTGGACAGATGGTTGTTGGCCAGGTTGAGCAGAGTCATGCTGACCAGCGGCTTGAAGACGGACATCTCCATCTCGCTGATGCGGTTCCCGGCCAGGTTGAGGAGCTCCAGGGAGCGCAGCATGGAGAAGATGCCGCTCCGCAGAGAGGCCAGCTGGTTGTCCTCCAGGTGGAGGTGCCTCAGGCTGCTCATGG from Hippoglossus stenolepis isolate QCI-W04-F060 chromosome 24, HSTE1.2, whole genome shotgun sequence encodes the following:
- the LOC118103261 gene encoding LOW QUALITY PROTEIN: slit homolog 1 protein (The sequence of the model RefSeq protein was modified relative to this genomic sequence to represent the inferred CDS: deleted 1 base in 1 codon), producing the protein MKELVFLLLVVTEVTSRTRSSWCELGCDCRGDLKFTICSRALFTQLPSRVAPGTELLDLSDNHISIIPERSFSKNRKLRVLLLQNNNISVVEDGGFSQLEFLQKLDLSWNQISSLTEGFSIGLASLRELQLNRNRLTSLDSLSFVHLDGLQRLNLTSNSIYTIQVRSFSSMSSLRHLHLEDNQLASLRSGIFSMLRSLELLNLAGNRISEMEMSVFKPLVSMTLLNLANNHLSTVSFETFKSIHTYSTHILLEGNPWNCDCDLQRLFWKLRSIQRLFLDDYYNLTCEAPAVLQDYRLMDVDTELCIAETVTVLIITITVVITLLAAMLMGERKRKKKKRGSTGRSRGSSQMSLTTDVH